The sequence TCGTGCACACTCGCGATCTGGGTCAGGATGTCCGCACAGTAGCGGTCTTCCTCCACCATGCGCTGCAGCCCTCGGACTTGCCCCTCGATCCGCCGGAGGCGCTTGGCGTTGCGGGCCTTGATGTCGGGGTCCACGGCCACCGCCTTGCGCGCGTCGCCGGACGGGGGCGATGCGCAGCCAC is a genomic window of Gemmatimonadaceae bacterium containing:
- a CDS encoding metal-sensitive transcriptional regulator; translation: MTTETPDAFHAACGCASPPSGDARKAVAVDPDIKARNAKRLRRIEGQVRGLQRMVEEDRYCADILTQIASVHEALRSVGKELMRNHLKHCASDAIRKGPDEAAQMYDELVEMIYRTQR